The proteins below are encoded in one region of Sphingobacterium sp. R2:
- a CDS encoding PEGA domain-containing protein codes for MKSTTKITSIILAGATLFTSCASKTLIQSNPVGAKVYIQGEYAGTTPYSYKDTKIVGSTTDLKIEKEGYEPFITSFSRNEKADVGAIIGGIFVLVPFLWTMKYKEQHTYELIPLGSGAKKESTDTSLSAKLQELKKMYDDKLITKEEYEKQREKVLNN; via the coding sequence ATGAAAAGTACTACTAAAATTACATCTATCATCTTAGCGGGGGCTACACTTTTTACCAGTTGCGCAAGCAAAACATTGATTCAATCGAATCCTGTTGGAGCAAAAGTTTATATTCAAGGAGAGTACGCGGGTACGACACCGTATTCTTATAAAGACACCAAAATCGTTGGCAGCACAACTGACTTGAAAATAGAAAAAGAAGGTTATGAGCCTTTTATTACCAGTTTTTCCAGAAATGAAAAAGCTGACGTCGGAGCTATTATCGGTGGTATATTTGTACTCGTTCCATTTCTATGGACCATGAAATATAAAGAGCAACATACGTATGAATTGATACCTCTTGGTAGCGGAGCAAAAAAAGAGTCAACAGACACATCATTATCAGCTAAATTACAAGAGCTAAAAAAGATGTACGATGACAAGCTTATTACCAAAGAGGAGTATGAAAAGCAAAGAGAAAAGGTTTTGAACAATTAG
- the leuD gene encoding 3-isopropylmalate dehydratase small subunit, which produces MKKFETLTSRVVPLPIENIDTDQIIPARFLKATTREGFGDNLFRDWRFDTDNQPKTDFVLNNPTYSGKILVAGKNFGCGSSREHAAWAIQDYGFDVVISSFFADIFKGNALNNGVLPIQVPEEFLGKIFELVHQNPNTEIIVDLEKQTVMLTETGDQFEFEINPYKKSCLINGYDDIDFILNQKDSIEAFEANRQW; this is translated from the coding sequence ATGAAAAAATTTGAAACTTTAACTTCACGGGTAGTTCCACTACCTATTGAAAATATTGATACCGATCAGATCATTCCAGCGCGTTTTCTAAAAGCGACCACGCGCGAAGGATTTGGAGATAATTTATTCCGTGATTGGCGCTTTGATACAGACAATCAGCCCAAAACGGATTTCGTATTGAACAACCCGACCTATTCGGGAAAAATATTGGTTGCGGGTAAAAACTTTGGCTGTGGTTCTAGTCGCGAACACGCTGCCTGGGCTATTCAAGACTATGGTTTTGACGTTGTTATCAGTTCATTCTTTGCAGATATCTTCAAAGGAAATGCGCTAAATAATGGGGTTTTACCCATTCAAGTTCCAGAAGAGTTTTTAGGAAAGATATTTGAATTGGTACACCAAAATCCTAATACCGAAATTATCGTCGACCTGGAGAAACAAACGGTCATGTTGACAGAAACAGGCGATCAATTTGAATTTGAAATCAATCCATATAAAAAGTCATGCTTGATCAATGGATATGATGACATCGACTTTATCCTAAACCAAAAAGATTCAATCGAAGCATTTGAAGCAAACAGACAATGGTAG